From Brevinematia bacterium, one genomic window encodes:
- a CDS encoding biotin/lipoyl-containing protein codes for ARDSGIRELFLRSKGAKLSLKFSSESYLQFSQQEVNQEVLQEEPTKPEKVEKVTVRSAYVGILRLNDKKGNPVSSVGKTVSKGEVLCNIEVLGILHEVTSPCSGRIDSIFLNDGDIVEYGSTLMEIVPDV; via the coding sequence GCGAGAGATTCGGGGATAAGAGAGTTGTTTTTAAGGTCCAAGGGTGCGAAACTGTCTTTAAAATTCTCGTCTGAGAGCTATTTACAGTTCTCTCAGCAAGAGGTAAACCAAGAAGTTCTTCAGGAAGAACCTACAAAGCCAGAAAAGGTTGAGAAAGTAACCGTAAGGTCTGCGTATGTGGGGATCCTCAGGCTTAACGATAAGAAGGGTAACCCTGTCTCATCTGTGGGTAAAACAGTTTCAAAGGGTGAAGTATTATGTAACATTGAAGTATTGGGAATATTACACGAAGTTACTTCTCCTTGTAGTGGAAGGATAGATAGTATATTTCTTAATGATGGTGACATTGTTGAGTATGGCTCTACATTGATGGAAATAGTTCCTGATGTTTAG
- a CDS encoding TerC family protein, translating into MTKEVVLWGVFWAVFFVVLFLDLFVFFRKPKEVDLKKALILSGIWVTLAMLYSLLVFYYEGVKLGVQYLTAYLVELSLSVDNLFVFLVIFSFFMVPKEYQHKVLFWGVIGAIVFRGIFIFLGVSLVEQFSWLFIVFGAFLVYTSLLLILRKEENESKIERKLAYRLARKLFRVTPDYVGGKFFAKIDGKLWATPLFLCLIIVETTDVMFAIDSIPAVLGISTNLLVVYTSNIFAIMGLRSMYFALAGIMDMFRYLKYGLSVILAYIGVKMIVKEIFHIHVDAVLSFGIVVTILAISVVLSLIVKVEPRSVV; encoded by the coding sequence ATGACTAAGGAAGTAGTTTTGTGGGGAGTGTTTTGGGCGGTTTTCTTTGTTGTGTTGTTTTTAGATCTTTTTGTGTTTTTTAGGAAGCCTAAGGAAGTTGACCTGAAAAAAGCTTTGATACTATCTGGAATTTGGGTAACTCTTGCAATGTTGTATTCACTTCTTGTGTTTTATTACGAAGGAGTTAAGCTTGGGGTTCAGTATCTTACAGCTTATCTTGTTGAACTTTCTTTAAGCGTTGATAATCTTTTTGTATTTTTGGTTATATTCTCATTTTTTATGGTTCCTAAAGAATACCAGCACAAGGTTTTGTTTTGGGGAGTTATAGGGGCTATTGTATTTAGGGGAATATTTATCTTTTTAGGAGTGTCGTTAGTTGAACAGTTTTCTTGGCTTTTTATAGTTTTTGGGGCATTCCTTGTATATACTTCTTTGCTTCTTATTCTTAGGAAGGAGGAGAATGAAAGTAAGATTGAGAGGAAACTAGCATATAGGTTGGCAAGAAAGCTATTTAGAGTAACTCCAGATTATGTCGGTGGTAAGTTTTTTGCGAAGATAGATGGGAAACTTTGGGCAACTCCGTTGTTTCTGTGTTTAATAATTGTGGAGACAACAGATGTAATGTTTGCTATTGATTCAATTCCTGCAGTTTTGGGAATTTCAACTAATCTTCTGGTAGTCTATACGTCAAACATATTTGCTATAATGGGGCTTAGGTCAATGTATTTTGCGCTTGCTGGAATAATGGATATGTTTAGATATCTAAAGTATGGGTTATCGGTGATTCTTGCTTACATAGGTGTTAAAATGATAGTGAAAGAGATTTTTCACATACATGTAGATGCAGTTCTGTCATTTGGGATAGTGGTCACTATTCTTGCAATATCTGTTGTATTATCGCTTATTGTTAAGGTGGAACCTAGGTCAGTAGTGTAG
- a CDS encoding HAMP domain-containing sensor histidine kinase: MFRLRRLNQLLRFLDAKTKIAFVVIFSICVFFLVRFIVSLILLNFVSLLESAVIVFVTVYALVVLLKFSRGVYFVTRMTRKFNYDYYPFSSIIEFPKFAVKNFHAMARKIRSLESINEKLMQIINEIGNVGIVVMDEQKNIVLYNKFVEKFFNLSQSYKGKKFYSLFSLSSHKIDELKEKGDCEMEVMVGNELRVLKICFRDVVGISLIYFFDITELKNFEKITELSLSIFSHELNTPLTNLSLALENLLLSRDISEEIVNALLSNIARISNTVSNIVNLSNIYSNRVLVVPQRFNLRDSVKRLIDTISHSYKSKNLRVELEYSGDEEVVEDRDKLQLILFNLIDNAMKFSLSDSEVRVKICNDGGLRISVSNETEWISEVELERIFERFYRAKNSRGLRGSGLGLYIVKLLCEILGLKVEVSYSDNLIIFTIARESDV; this comes from the coding sequence ATGTTTAGGTTGAGAAGACTTAATCAGCTATTGAGGTTTTTAGATGCTAAAACTAAGATTGCGTTTGTTGTAATATTTAGTATTTGTGTGTTTTTTTTAGTCAGATTTATTGTAAGTTTGATCTTACTTAACTTTGTATCTCTTCTGGAGAGTGCAGTGATAGTTTTTGTGACAGTTTATGCACTTGTCGTTCTTTTGAAGTTTTCTAGAGGAGTTTACTTTGTTACTAGGATGACGAGGAAGTTTAACTACGATTACTATCCTTTTTCTTCTATCATTGAATTCCCTAAGTTTGCTGTTAAAAATTTTCACGCTATGGCAAGAAAAATTAGGTCGCTTGAGAGCATTAATGAAAAGCTGATGCAGATAATCAATGAGATTGGCAATGTGGGTATAGTTGTCATGGATGAGCAGAAAAACATAGTGCTTTACAACAAGTTTGTAGAGAAGTTTTTTAACCTTTCTCAGAGCTATAAGGGTAAAAAGTTCTACTCTCTGTTTTCTCTATCAAGTCACAAGATTGATGAATTGAAGGAGAAGGGTGACTGTGAAATGGAGGTTATGGTTGGAAATGAGCTTAGAGTACTCAAGATTTGCTTTAGAGATGTAGTTGGAATTAGTCTTATCTATTTCTTTGATATCACCGAATTGAAGAATTTTGAGAAGATAACGGAATTGTCTCTTAGTATATTCTCTCATGAATTGAATACTCCTCTGACTAATCTATCTCTTGCTTTGGAAAATTTATTGCTTTCAAGAGATATTTCTGAGGAGATAGTTAATGCACTTTTGTCAAACATAGCGAGGATATCCAACACTGTCTCAAATATAGTTAATCTTTCAAATATATATTCAAACCGTGTATTAGTTGTTCCTCAGAGGTTCAATCTCAGGGATAGTGTGAAGAGACTTATTGATACGATCTCTCATAGTTACAAGAGTAAGAATTTGAGGGTGGAGCTTGAATACAGTGGTGATGAGGAAGTTGTAGAGGATAGGGATAAGTTGCAGTTGATTCTATTCAACTTGATAGATAATGCTATGAAATTTTCTCTTTCTGATAGTGAGGTTAGAGTAAAGATCTGCAATGATGGGGGGTTGCGGATTTCTGTTTCCAACGAGACGGAATGGATTTCTGAAGTGGAGTTAGAGCGAATATTTGAAAGGTTTTATAGAGCTAAGAATAGTAGGGGACTTAGGGGTAGTGGGTTGGGACTTTATATTGTGAAACTTTTGTGTGAGATTCTTGGGCTTAAAGTTGAAGTTTCATATTCTGATAATCTTATAATTTTCACAATTGCTAGAGAGTCTGATGTATGA